The proteins below come from a single Anaerobaca lacustris genomic window:
- a CDS encoding type II secretion system protein, with the protein MRRRGLTLIELLVVVAIISVLLALSLPALVRVRNQAQAAVCVQNLKTLSFAWLLYKDDNDDRLVGGHVGQTAHDWVQGPTGVGTLIECKKEGIRQGALFRYVGNEVDVYRCPADHRKLVPGQVAFRSYSIAGGANGELWQNTYVPVEKYSQILQPATKYIFVEEADPRGWNKGSWVLDPQNKIWVDPLAIWHSRARSSLAYADGHAEVHRWVDNSTIEMSREQQFLCPVPKDEGNDLQFMLSGFPQRATDGLSTP; encoded by the coding sequence ATGAGAAGGAGAGGGCTAACGCTCATAGAATTGCTGGTCGTTGTCGCGATCATCTCCGTCCTGCTGGCGTTGTCCCTGCCCGCCCTGGTTCGCGTTCGAAATCAAGCCCAAGCGGCCGTCTGCGTCCAAAATCTCAAGACGCTCTCCTTTGCCTGGCTGCTCTACAAGGACGACAACGATGACCGGCTGGTCGGCGGCCACGTGGGTCAGACCGCCCACGATTGGGTCCAGGGCCCGACCGGCGTCGGTACGCTGATCGAGTGCAAGAAGGAAGGCATCCGTCAGGGTGCACTGTTTCGTTACGTGGGCAACGAGGTGGACGTCTATCGCTGTCCGGCCGATCACCGCAAGCTCGTGCCCGGACAGGTCGCATTTCGAAGCTATTCCATCGCCGGCGGCGCCAACGGCGAGCTCTGGCAGAACACCTACGTTCCCGTCGAGAAGTACTCTCAGATCCTCCAGCCGGCGACGAAGTACATCTTTGTCGAAGAGGCGGACCCTCGCGGCTGGAACAAGGGCTCGTGGGTTCTGGACCCACAGAACAAGATATGGGTCGATCCCCTGGCCATCTGGCACAGCCGGGCGCGCAGTTCCCTGGCCTATGCCGACGGACACGCCGAAGTCCATCGCTGGGTGGACAACAGCACCATCGAGATGTCACGCGAGCAGCAATTCCTCTGTCCGGTGCCCAAGGACGAGGGGAACGATCTGCAGTTCATGCTCAGCGGCTTCCCGCAACGGGCGACGGATGGCCTATCGACACCCTGA